The following is a genomic window from Candidatus Eremiobacterota bacterium.
CGGTCACGTCGGAGAGCGTGATGCGTCCGCGCGGTCCGCTTCCGCGCACTGCGCTGAGCGCGACGCCGCGCTCGCGCGCGAGGCGGCGCGCCGCGGGCGAAGCGATGACGCGCGCGCCGTTTCCCGCGGCAGCGATGCGTGGCGCTTCGGCTGCGATGCGGGGCGCTTCGGCGAGCGCCGGCGCGTCGGACTCGCCGGCGAGCGCGATCAAGCCGATCACCTCGCCGCACGCGAACTCGTCGCCCTCGCCGCCGGCCGCGCGCGCGACCGTTCCGGTCGCGGGGGATTCGACCTCGTAGGCGATCTTATCGGTCGACACCTCGACGAGCGGCTCGCCCTCGCGCACCGCTTCGCCGGGGCGCTTGATCCAGCGCGAGATCGTCCCGCTCGCCATCGTGAGGCCGAGCTTCGGCATGACGACCTCAACCGGCATGCTACGCGCGCTCCGCCGTCATTGCTACAGCTCTTTCCGCACCAGGCGGCGCGCGGCGTCGGCGATCATCGGCGCTTTCGGGTAGATCGCCTCTTGCAGCACCGGCGCGAACGGGACCGGGACGTGCGCGGCGCCGAGCCGCACCACCGGCGCGTCGAGCTCGTCGAAGCAGTGCTCGCCGATCCAGGCGGCGATCTCCGCGCCGACGCCGCCGACCCGCACCGCCTCGTGGGCGACGACGACCCGGTGGGTTCGCGCGACGGCGTCCACAATCGCATCGAAGTCGAGCGGCCACACGGTGCGCAGGTTGATCACCGTCGCACCGATGCCGTCCGCCTCCAGCGCACCTGCCGCCTCCATCGCGCGGCCCACCGTGATGCCGTAGGTAACGATCGCGACGTCGCGTCCGTCGCGCATCGTCTTGGCCTTGCCGATCGGGACGACGAAGTCCTCGTCGTCCGGGACGGCGCCCTTTTGCGGGAAGAGCGCCTTGTGCTCGAAGTACAACGTCGGGTTGTCGCTGCGGATCGCCGCCTTCAACAGTCCTTTGGCGTCCTCGGCGTCGGCAGGGACGACGACCTCCAGCCCCGGGGTGTGCACGAACCAGCTCTCGAGCGCCTGCGAGTGCTGCGAGCCGGCCGACTTGGTGATCCCGTCCGGGGCGCGCACCGTCATCGGCACGCTGCACTGCTCGCCGAACATGTAGCGCAGCTTCGCGGCCTGGTTCACCACCTCGTCCATCGCGCAGGTGATGAAGTCGGCGAAGTGCATGTCGACCACCGGACGGCAGCCGGTCAGCGCCGCGCCGACGCCCGCGCCGACCAGCGCCGCTTCGGAGATCGGCGTGTCGCGCACGCGGTCGAACCCGAACTCTTGCGGCAAACCTTTGAACTGGCCGAAGATCCCGCCTTGCTTGGCGATGTCCTCGCCCATCAAGAACACGGTCGGATCGCGCCGCATCTCCTCCCGCATCGCCTCGAGCGTCGCGTCGGAGAACGACATCGTTCGCATTCTAACGGCGCTCCGCCCCGGGCTCCGCGCCCCCCACTTCGTGGGGCCCCCAAACCACACGCGCGCTCACGATTTCGGTCACGTCATGATACCCCGTGGGCGCGCTCAACAACATCACCCTCCTGGAAGCGCTCGCGCTCGCGCGACTCGACCGCGTGCACCGGATCGTTCGCGTCGCGGTCGCCGGCGTAGGCGCCGAAGAACGCTTCGTCGCGCTCGGGCGGCGGCGAGCTGCGCGCGAACGCGACCGCGTCGGCGAGCTCTTCGCGCGCGTCGTGCCAAAGGCGCTCGAAGCCGGCGGCCGAGAGCGCTTCGCCGAGCATCCCCTGCATCCGCACGATCGGGTCGGAGGCGGTCATGACGTCGTCGACCTCGCTCTTCTGCCGGTAGCGCCCCGGATCGCCGATGTAGTGGCCGCGCGCGCGGTACGTCTTGCACTCGACGAACGTCGGCCCGCCGCCGCCGCGCGCGCGCGCGACCGCGGCGCCGACCGCGTCGTACACTGCGAACGCGTCGAACCCGTCGACGATCGCCGACGGCATCCCGTAACCGGCCGCGCGCACCGAGACGTCGGCGATCTTCATCGTCTCGGCGGTCGAGGTGGTCGAGGCGTACTGGTTGTTCTCGAGCACGAAGATCGCCGGCAAGTTCCACACCGCGCACAGGTTGAGGTTCTCGTGGAAC
Proteins encoded in this region:
- a CDS encoding alpha-ketoacid dehydrogenase subunit beta, yielding MRTMSFSDATLEAMREEMRRDPTVFLMGEDIAKQGGIFGQFKGLPQEFGFDRVRDTPISEAALVGAGVGAALTGCRPVVDMHFADFITCAMDEVVNQAAKLRYMFGEQCSVPMTVRAPDGITKSAGSQHSQALESWFVHTPGLEVVVPADAEDAKGLLKAAIRSDNPTLYFEHKALFPQKGAVPDDEDFVVPIGKAKTMRDGRDVAIVTYGITVGRAMEAAGALEADGIGATVINLRTVWPLDFDAIVDAVARTHRVVVAHEAVRVGGVGAEIAAWIGEHCFDELDAPVVRLGAAHVPVPFAPVLQEAIYPKAPMIADAARRLVRKEL
- a CDS encoding thiamine pyrophosphate-dependent dehydrogenase E1 component subunit alpha, producing MSAPVDGARRDLGVALLRTMIRIRVLEEGIEKHFLGGEIPGFAHLSIGQEAVAAGTCANLRADDAIASTHRGHGHTLAKGTPMRGMVAELFARATGVCKGKGGSMHIADFSVGMLGANGVVAGGFGLVAGAALSAVQRKTDQVAVCFFGDGATNRGPFHENLNLCAVWNLPAIFVLENNQYASTTSTAETMKIADVSVRAAGYGMPSAIVDGFDAFAVYDAVGAAVARARGGGGPTFVECKTYRARGHYIGDPGRYRQKSEVDDVMTASDPIVRMQGMLGEALSAAGFERLWHDAREELADAVAFARSSPPPERDEAFFGAYAGDRDANDPVHAVESRERERFQEGDVVERAHGVS